A genome region from Novipirellula galeiformis includes the following:
- a CDS encoding type II secretion system F family protein yields MIKFTYRAKERNGNITTGDIEANSLAEARSALRQKGLFLLQIGVDQGVAAQRPGFSLRNRIKKSDVVMMLSQITIMSQSGVDLSEALKSVATQCPNPALQTVMHRVSEDIEGGSTFASALRKHPHVFDEMFVAGIAAGEQSGAITEVLERLTNLLRSDMRMRQTVISTLMYPLVLCAVTVVVLIVLFFFILPQFAKVFADLEKAPPPFTQIMLSTGEFVRGNFFLLGGLLIALAAVTYSLRNAEFVRNAWDYASLNFTFAKKATRSLSTGRTFRLLGTMLSSGVPLVDSIRLCRSASGNSLFRSMYERLESEVLRGEGLGPTLLSSSFLPSGAAHMVATAEKTGKLGDVLKMVGEYFEDQGERQLRDVVKLLEPVVIVFLGVVVAGVAFSVILPLLDVSSMPQ; encoded by the coding sequence ATGATCAAATTCACCTATCGAGCCAAAGAACGAAACGGCAACATTACGACTGGCGACATCGAAGCAAATTCGCTGGCCGAGGCGAGATCCGCGCTGCGTCAAAAGGGATTGTTCCTGTTGCAAATCGGAGTCGACCAGGGCGTTGCGGCACAACGACCAGGCTTCTCGCTGCGGAACCGCATCAAAAAGTCCGACGTGGTCATGATGCTGTCGCAGATCACGATCATGAGCCAATCCGGGGTGGATCTTTCGGAGGCACTAAAATCGGTCGCCACCCAATGTCCTAATCCGGCGTTGCAAACCGTCATGCATCGCGTCAGTGAAGATATCGAGGGAGGCTCGACCTTCGCCAGCGCTCTACGAAAGCACCCCCACGTCTTCGACGAAATGTTTGTCGCGGGGATTGCCGCAGGCGAGCAATCTGGTGCGATTACCGAGGTATTGGAGCGATTGACCAATCTGCTGCGTAGCGATATGCGCATGCGTCAAACGGTGATCTCCACGCTGATGTATCCCTTGGTGCTTTGCGCCGTCACGGTTGTGGTTCTGATCGTATTGTTCTTTTTCATCCTTCCACAATTCGCCAAAGTCTTTGCCGATCTCGAAAAAGCACCGCCACCGTTCACACAGATCATGCTCAGCACAGGCGAATTCGTGCGAGGAAACTTCTTTCTGCTCGGTGGTTTGTTGATTGCTCTCGCCGCGGTCACCTACTCATTGCGGAACGCCGAATTCGTACGCAATGCATGGGATTACGCTTCGCTCAATTTCACCTTTGCCAAGAAAGCAACGCGTTCACTATCCACCGGACGCACCTTTCGATTACTGGGCACCATGCTTAGTAGCGGCGTGCCGCTGGTCGATAGTATTCGCCTATGTCGGTCCGCATCGGGTAATAGTCTGTTTCGGTCCATGTACGAACGATTGGAATCCGAAGTCCTACGTGGAGAAGGTTTAGGCCCCACATTGCTCTCGTCTTCCTTTCTGCCTTCCGGGGCGGCGCATATGGTCGCCACCGCAGAGAAAACCGGAAAGCTCGGGGACGTCCTAAAGATGGTTGGAGAGTACTTCGAAGATCAAGGCGAACGCCAACTTCGAGACGTGGTCAAGTTGCTCGAACCCGTCGTGATTGTGTTTCTCGGTGTGGTCGTCGCCGGGGTCGCGTTCTCTGTGATCCTTCCACTACTAGACGTTTCGTCGATGCCACAATAA
- the pilO gene encoding type 4a pilus biogenesis protein PilO produces the protein MNDIFQTNRSTNLVLHGIGVVGVVAIVCFLLILRQDVHAKLLDTHTARSDAISLLNNGERIHAQHLDGVHRVQLAETRATQFKTMIPAQAGEIDFLSELSELAKSTQFRIRDFRPGAVVVQPLHKEMEVRFVGEGSYSALCRFLDGLPQLQRSYRIAQLNVTAPRNDDQDFSAECQLRLLFALNQDLTNPRKKK, from the coding sequence ATGAATGATATTTTTCAAACGAACCGATCGACCAATTTAGTGTTGCACGGCATCGGCGTCGTCGGCGTCGTCGCGATCGTCTGCTTCTTGCTCATTCTCCGCCAGGATGTCCACGCGAAGTTGCTAGACACTCATACCGCACGATCCGATGCAATCTCGCTATTAAACAATGGCGAACGCATCCATGCACAGCATCTGGACGGCGTCCACCGTGTTCAGCTTGCCGAGACGCGAGCAACGCAATTCAAAACCATGATTCCCGCCCAAGCGGGTGAGATTGATTTCTTGAGCGAGTTATCCGAACTCGCAAAGTCGACGCAGTTCCGGATTCGTGATTTTCGGCCAGGCGCAGTCGTCGTGCAACCGTTACACAAAGAGATGGAAGTTCGCTTTGTCGGTGAAGGATCCTATTCCGCACTTTGTCGATTCCTTGACGGGCTTCCCCAATTGCAACGCAGCTATCGCATTGCCCAATTGAATGTGACGGCACCTCGCAATGACGACCAAGACTTTTCAGCGGAGTGTCAATTGCGATTGCTGTTTGCCTTGAATCAGGACCTCACAAACCCGAGGAAAAAGAAATGA
- a CDS encoding PilN domain-containing protein translates to MLIRRRLRQWALIWAAMLIAGLLVMSANYRSLKQCQVQLDSYRQRVRPLASLQLQTSDIEKRLKTLHREVEVLETISAPDRSLALLAILGNAAKSPQYKVQIERMSLASTVNRVATQKPPTEPSHAMLSSVSLQGIADGDFGLANFVQSLRESNVFSQVELKSSLQYQRENLTGRQFQVECKFAE, encoded by the coding sequence ATGCTCATCCGTAGGCGACTGCGGCAATGGGCATTGATTTGGGCGGCGATGTTGATTGCAGGCTTGCTTGTCATGTCAGCCAATTATCGGTCCCTCAAACAATGCCAAGTACAACTCGATAGCTATCGGCAACGCGTCCGGCCCTTAGCGAGTTTGCAGTTGCAGACATCGGACATTGAAAAACGCCTCAAAACATTGCATCGCGAAGTCGAAGTGTTGGAAACGATTTCCGCACCTGACCGTTCGCTCGCCTTATTGGCCATTTTGGGTAACGCAGCCAAGTCGCCGCAATACAAAGTCCAGATTGAACGAATGAGTCTTGCGTCAACCGTAAATCGTGTGGCAACACAAAAACCACCGACTGAACCCTCCCACGCGATGCTCTCGAGCGTCTCGCTTCAAGGGATCGCAGATGGAGACTTCGGATTGGCAAACTTTGTTCAATCTTTGCGTGAATCAAATGTTTTTAGTCAGGTCGAACTGAAATCCTCTCTTCAGTACCAACGAGAGAATTTGACCGGTCGTCAATTCCAAGTGGAGTGCAAGTTCGCAGAGTAA
- a CDS encoding STAS domain-containing protein: MFQCSKQGSVFVLSGNDPLSRDHTLELAGHCDNCFGHGQPKIVFDLRNVPLLDSAGLEFLLDLRDRCLRHGGAVQLAAPNPLCQEILQATELQRDFTIWDDLVSAVGSFSR; encoded by the coding sequence ATGTTTCAGTGCTCCAAGCAAGGCAGTGTGTTTGTGCTCTCGGGAAATGATCCGTTGAGCCGTGATCATACGCTCGAGTTAGCAGGTCATTGTGACAATTGCTTTGGTCACGGCCAACCTAAAATTGTCTTTGATTTACGCAACGTGCCGCTGCTTGATAGTGCGGGGCTGGAATTTTTGCTGGACCTTCGAGATCGCTGCCTGCGGCATGGCGGGGCGGTTCAGCTTGCGGCACCCAATCCGCTTTGCCAGGAAATATTACAAGCGACCGAACTCCAACGCGATTTCACGATCTGGGACGATCTGGTCTCCGCCGTGGGGAGTTTCTCGCGATGA
- the bcp gene encoding thioredoxin-dependent thiol peroxidase, whose amino-acid sequence MADWIEPGTKAPAFTLKDDAGNKVKLADLKGKIVVLYFYPRDDTPGCTKEACNFRDQYSTLKQLGVELFGISTDTAESHVKFREKYSLPFPLLVDEDHAMSEKYGAWREKNMYGKKSMGIQRSTYLIDANGKVAKLWKRVKVDGHDAQVIEAVNQLA is encoded by the coding sequence ATGGCTGATTGGATCGAACCCGGAACCAAGGCACCCGCATTTACGCTCAAAGATGACGCGGGTAACAAGGTCAAACTCGCGGACTTGAAAGGCAAAATCGTCGTGCTGTATTTCTATCCTCGCGATGACACGCCGGGCTGTACGAAGGAAGCATGCAACTTTCGTGATCAATACAGCACGTTGAAGCAATTGGGTGTGGAATTGTTCGGTATCAGCACCGATACCGCAGAAAGCCACGTGAAGTTCCGCGAAAAATATTCGCTGCCCTTTCCGCTTCTCGTCGACGAGGATCACGCAATGTCAGAGAAATATGGTGCTTGGCGTGAGAAAAATATGTACGGGAAAAAGTCGATGGGCATTCAACGCTCCACCTACTTGATCGATGCCAACGGTAAGGTGGCAAAATTATGGAAACGCGTGAAAGTCGATGGCCATGATGCGCAAGTCATCGAGGCGGTCAATCAGCTTGCCTAA
- a CDS encoding co-chaperone GroES yields MAKKNSTATFEYVEPIGDRVLVRKDEPKRETRGGIALPDAAEIPTITGRIVTISAVVENDEELPLRQYDKILFHPKNMIPVDLEHDNQLFVIPVEDVVAVFRKKTPE; encoded by the coding sequence ATGGCGAAGAAGAACTCGACTGCAACATTCGAGTACGTTGAACCAATCGGAGATCGTGTTTTAGTTCGCAAAGACGAGCCGAAGCGGGAAACCCGCGGCGGTATCGCGTTGCCGGATGCAGCAGAGATCCCCACAATCACGGGCCGAATCGTGACGATCAGCGCCGTGGTGGAAAACGACGAAGAATTGCCGTTACGCCAGTACGACAAAATCTTGTTCCATCCCAAGAATATGATCCCTGTTGATTTGGAACACGACAATCAATTGTTTGTGATTCCGGTCGAAGACGTGGTCGCGGTGTTCCGCAAGAAGACGCCAGAATAA
- the pilM gene encoding pilus assembly protein PilM has product MSVLTKLRQRAMTPFAATSRGWIGIDIGSRSIKLAQVERVGDQFHFGNRWTVTRPENLLASNVDMPNALAGKPLGLAELRELFSRSECAAALSMSFHTLRSIELPAASAEEMRDMVNEELAAEASNAESDCVFDFWNTHEATDEAAHVTTLSMPTSVATGVAKDLLQAGYECQVLDGLPCALARAVTMANDDHDSPVAALDLGDGEFTFVLIARGQPLYTRVLRGGGLCALLQPLKDALNLSHEQAMQLLIRYAVGSGEHGGRAMNSGPAQLLEQPMMLLVQELKRTLDFVAQPVHREKPAELILFGGGASIRNLSSYLSQHLGLPTRNWRLPSSTPQFATDDARYGVAAALSVLRWEQRTCS; this is encoded by the coding sequence ATGTCTGTATTAACAAAATTACGTCAGCGGGCGATGACTCCGTTTGCCGCTACTTCGCGGGGCTGGATTGGGATCGATATTGGTAGCCGGTCGATCAAACTTGCTCAAGTCGAACGTGTGGGCGACCAGTTTCATTTCGGTAATCGATGGACGGTGACGCGTCCTGAAAACTTGCTGGCAAGCAACGTGGACATGCCCAACGCGTTGGCAGGAAAACCGTTAGGGCTAGCCGAATTGCGTGAACTGTTCTCGCGATCCGAATGTGCCGCTGCGCTCTCAATGTCGTTCCATACCTTGCGTTCGATTGAATTACCCGCTGCTTCGGCGGAAGAGATGCGCGACATGGTTAACGAGGAATTAGCAGCGGAGGCGAGCAACGCCGAATCAGACTGTGTCTTTGATTTCTGGAACACCCATGAAGCAACCGACGAAGCGGCCCATGTGACCACGCTCAGCATGCCGACGAGCGTGGCCACGGGCGTCGCCAAAGACTTGCTACAGGCGGGTTACGAATGCCAAGTACTCGATGGGCTCCCCTGTGCGCTAGCGCGTGCCGTGACGATGGCCAATGACGATCATGATTCGCCCGTGGCCGCCTTGGATCTTGGCGATGGCGAATTTACGTTTGTATTGATCGCCAGGGGACAGCCGTTGTACACCCGTGTGCTGCGAGGTGGTGGGCTTTGTGCATTGCTACAACCGCTGAAGGACGCTCTGAATCTTTCGCACGAGCAAGCGATGCAATTGCTGATCCGCTATGCCGTTGGCTCGGGCGAACATGGCGGGCGGGCGATGAATTCGGGCCCCGCACAGTTGTTAGAGCAACCGATGATGTTACTCGTGCAAGAACTGAAGCGAACCCTCGACTTTGTTGCTCAACCGGTTCATCGTGAAAAACCGGCGGAGTTGATCTTGTTCGGAGGCGGGGCATCGATCCGAAATCTGTCGTCCTACCTCAGTCAACACTTAGGGCTACCCACCCGAAATTGGCGTTTGCCTTCCTCGACCCCGCAATTCGCCACGGATGATGCCCGCTATGGTGTCGCCGCCGCACTCTCGGTCCTGCGCTGGGAGCAACGCACATGTTCATAA
- a CDS encoding GspE/PulE family protein, translated as MSTILAPPASSNLTTSDTALPLGERLVRAGVLTRDELEAALTEHTAKGARLGETLLELGLIDEGTLLRFLSQQWGFPCALLRDGMVDPAVVKLLPKAKAEALQAIVMFKVRGTLSVAMADPHNLQQIDEIERVTGLQVKPVLTLRSVIERMLPRCYESDFAVDAVTADMDPDAVNLEVDHFNIDIADLQSLANGSPIINLVNYMIVSAVRQKASDIHVEPGQRCTSVRFRVDGLLRETLRPRRDFHPAIISRLKVMAKLDIAEHRIPQDGRIHLTVEGREIDLRVSTLPTNHGEKVVIRVLDRQNVTFNLDELGVPPKLLGDIKGMLHRPHGLVLVTGPTGSGKTTTLYSALELIKSIERNIVTIEDPVEYDLDQIVQVPVGGNKPMSFPGAMRAILRQDPDVIMVGEIRDVETANIAIQAALTGHLVLSTLHTNDSFSAVTRLCDMGVEPFKIGAALLGVIAQRLVRMVCPTCKESYFPAPEMLDAFQYKGDRRRTFVRGEGCRTCYDTGSRGRTGLYEVLCVDRKMRELISDGANIDAIRNQHVHQSGTFLVDEGIRLAEEGRVSLEEVSRVAFVD; from the coding sequence ATGAGCACAATACTGGCACCTCCGGCTTCATCAAACTTGACGACGAGTGACACTGCGTTGCCACTGGGCGAGCGTTTGGTGCGTGCGGGGGTGTTGACCCGCGATGAGCTTGAAGCGGCGCTGACCGAACACACCGCCAAAGGGGCGCGGCTGGGCGAAACCCTGCTTGAACTCGGCTTGATCGATGAAGGCACGCTGCTGCGATTTTTGAGTCAACAGTGGGGATTCCCCTGTGCGTTACTTCGCGATGGGATGGTCGATCCGGCCGTTGTCAAACTGTTGCCAAAGGCGAAGGCCGAGGCCTTGCAAGCGATCGTGATGTTCAAGGTCCGTGGCACGCTCAGCGTTGCCATGGCCGATCCTCACAATCTCCAGCAAATCGATGAGATAGAACGCGTCACAGGTCTCCAGGTCAAGCCGGTGCTGACGCTGCGTTCGGTGATCGAACGCATGTTGCCTCGTTGCTACGAGAGCGACTTTGCCGTCGATGCGGTGACCGCGGACATGGATCCCGATGCGGTCAACCTAGAAGTCGACCACTTCAATATCGACATTGCCGATCTGCAGTCGCTGGCCAACGGCAGCCCGATCATCAATCTCGTCAATTACATGATCGTCAGTGCCGTTCGTCAGAAGGCGAGCGATATTCACGTCGAACCGGGGCAACGATGTACATCGGTGCGGTTCCGCGTTGACGGTCTGCTGCGTGAGACGCTACGCCCTCGCCGCGATTTTCACCCGGCGATCATTTCGCGACTCAAAGTGATGGCGAAACTTGATATCGCCGAACACCGAATCCCCCAGGACGGGCGCATTCACTTGACCGTCGAAGGACGCGAAATTGACTTGCGCGTCTCGACGCTGCCGACCAATCATGGCGAAAAAGTCGTGATCCGCGTGCTCGACCGCCAAAACGTCACGTTCAATCTCGATGAATTAGGCGTTCCCCCCAAATTGTTAGGCGACATCAAAGGCATGTTGCATCGGCCCCACGGCCTCGTCTTGGTAACCGGACCTACCGGTAGCGGGAAAACCACAACGCTCTACTCCGCATTGGAACTGATCAAATCGATCGAACGTAATATCGTGACAATCGAGGATCCGGTGGAATATGACTTGGACCAAATCGTCCAAGTGCCCGTGGGTGGGAACAAACCGATGTCGTTCCCAGGCGCCATGCGAGCGATTTTACGACAAGACCCCGACGTGATCATGGTCGGTGAGATTCGCGACGTGGAAACCGCGAACATCGCGATCCAAGCGGCACTGACCGGTCACCTCGTGTTAAGCACTTTGCATACCAACGATAGCTTCAGCGCGGTCACGCGGTTGTGCGATATGGGGGTCGAGCCCTTCAAGATCGGGGCGGCGTTACTCGGGGTGATCGCCCAACGGTTGGTACGGATGGTTTGCCCAACGTGTAAGGAATCGTACTTCCCCGCTCCCGAGATGCTCGATGCCTTCCAATACAAGGGAGACCGTCGCCGCACGTTCGTTCGTGGTGAGGGATGTCGCACCTGTTATGACACAGGGTCGCGTGGGCGGACGGGGCTCTACGAAGTCTTATGTGTAGACCGCAAGATGCGTGAGCTCATCTCTGACGGCGCCAATATCGACGCGATCCGCAATCAACATGTCCATCAATCTGGGACGTTTTTGGTGGATGAGGGAATTCGCTTAGCAGAGGAAGGTAGAGTTAGTCTCGAGGAAGTATCACGAGTGGCTTTCGTCGATTAA